The Shewanella sp. NFH-SH190041 genome has a window encoding:
- a CDS encoding DUF3488 and transglutaminase-like domain-containing protein: MQLTKELFRVLGHHRSINTSNQSAPSKGTATVNHNIPRRTLFWLLIINIAVLIPLYSKITPWTLAICAICFIWRTGIFLGRVAKPPKMLVSILALAAAVTLVMITSQLGALNALINLLILGYALKFIEMRQQRDVKAVVLVGYFLIALTFIDNQSVSNTLHLFSIALINACALISLYQGKNRALDTLLDSAKLMFISLPLAGLLFIMLPRFPPLWMVPQPQTTPTGLSEVIRPGDIQRLTRSPELAFRATFEGEQPPNEQLYWRALVLDSYNGSEWQQSSGLKTHQQQVLLTKQGRNIPQGNPLRYQVIAEPSGNQWLFGLDLAYSRSDKVANLEDYRLLALNPIHKKMAYDVASFTSAPLDKQLSQRQWRNNLTLPHDVNPQTKAFAQQLAEQYPEPEARIQALMQYFYQQPFFYTLSPPPLGRNQIDDFMFHNQAGFCVHYAGAMVIIARASGLPARMVTGYQGGEFNPTAGYVSVYQYMAHAWAEIWHPNRGWVRYDPTAMVAPERVLSGFDAVFSPEESYLEDHPLSSMQLKTVPWLNQLRMRFAGFDYYWTVWVLGFNPERQQQLWQKMLGGTDNSRLILFMLGAFALISLLLAWYAGLLRPRKRNALYYAYASLCHQLQRQGVPLQIADTPAQVAVKTAKYLPTYHSAVSDVCQMLETVLYAPSPEPKLKRHTIRKLRQLRLALKFTLPAPTWHKGHHTPSTN, from the coding sequence ATGCAGCTAACCAAAGAACTTTTCCGGGTGTTAGGGCACCATAGGTCAATAAATACCTCAAACCAAAGCGCGCCCTCAAAGGGCACTGCCACGGTTAATCACAATATTCCCCGCAGAACCCTTTTTTGGCTATTGATCATCAACATTGCGGTACTGATCCCCCTCTACAGTAAAATAACACCTTGGACACTGGCTATCTGCGCCATCTGTTTTATCTGGCGAACCGGCATTTTCCTTGGGCGAGTTGCCAAACCACCAAAAATGTTGGTGAGTATCTTGGCGCTTGCCGCGGCAGTTACACTGGTGATGATCACCTCGCAGCTTGGCGCACTCAACGCACTCATAAATCTGTTAATTCTGGGGTATGCCCTTAAATTTATTGAAATGCGCCAGCAACGGGATGTAAAAGCGGTTGTGTTGGTCGGTTATTTCCTTATTGCTCTTACATTTATTGATAATCAATCTGTCAGTAATACCCTCCATCTCTTTTCAATCGCACTAATTAATGCCTGTGCTCTTATCAGCCTGTATCAAGGAAAAAACCGAGCCTTGGACACCCTGTTAGACAGCGCCAAATTGATGTTCATTAGTCTGCCTTTAGCTGGATTATTATTTATTATGCTGCCGCGCTTTCCGCCACTATGGATGGTACCTCAGCCACAAACTACGCCAACGGGCCTGTCAGAAGTAATCCGCCCGGGCGATATTCAACGATTGACCCGCTCACCAGAACTGGCGTTTCGAGCCACCTTTGAAGGCGAACAACCACCCAATGAGCAACTTTACTGGCGCGCACTCGTACTGGATAGCTACAACGGCAGTGAATGGCAGCAAAGTAGTGGGCTAAAAACCCATCAGCAACAAGTATTACTAACTAAACAAGGGCGTAATATTCCCCAAGGTAACCCTTTGCGTTATCAGGTTATTGCTGAGCCATCCGGCAACCAATGGCTATTTGGGCTGGATTTGGCTTACAGCCGGTCAGATAAAGTGGCCAACCTAGAAGACTACCGCCTGCTGGCACTCAATCCGATACATAAGAAAATGGCATATGATGTGGCGTCATTTACCAGTGCGCCCTTGGATAAGCAGTTATCCCAGCGACAATGGCGCAATAACCTCACCCTGCCCCATGATGTTAATCCGCAAACTAAAGCTTTTGCTCAGCAACTGGCGGAGCAATACCCCGAGCCAGAAGCCAGAATACAAGCGCTGATGCAATATTTTTATCAGCAACCGTTTTTCTATACCCTTAGCCCGCCACCGCTAGGGCGCAATCAAATTGATGATTTTATGTTTCACAACCAAGCTGGCTTCTGCGTGCATTATGCTGGTGCAATGGTGATTATCGCCCGCGCAAGCGGGCTACCGGCCAGAATGGTAACCGGTTATCAGGGGGGCGAATTCAACCCCACTGCTGGCTATGTCAGTGTTTACCAGTATATGGCCCATGCTTGGGCAGAAATATGGCATCCCAATAGAGGCTGGGTCAGATATGATCCCACCGCCATGGTTGCCCCAGAGCGAGTCTTGAGTGGTTTTGATGCTGTTTTTAGCCCTGAAGAAAGTTACTTGGAAGACCATCCCCTTTCCAGTATGCAACTCAAAACTGTTCCCTGGCTCAATCAATTACGAATGCGCTTTGCCGGATTCGATTATTACTGGACAGTCTGGGTGCTAGGCTTTAATCCCGAACGACAGCAGCAACTGTGGCAAAAAATGCTTGGCGGCACAGACAACAGTCGCCTGATCCTATTTATGCTGGGAGCCTTTGCCCTGATCAGCCTATTACTGGCTTGGTATGCAGGTCTATTACGCCCGAGAAAACGTAATGCCTTGTATTATGCTTATGCCAGTCTGTGCCACCAGCTACAACGTCAAGGCGTACCATTACAAATTGCCGATACCCCAGCCCAAGTTGCGGTCAAAACGGCCAAGTATTTACCCACTTACCACAGCGCTGTCAGTGATGTTTGCCAAATGTTGGAAACCGTATTATATGCTCCATCCCCAGAGCCAAAGTTGAAGCGCCATACTATCCGCAAACTGAGACAACTCCGGCTGGCACTAAAATTTACCCTGCCCGCCCCGACTTGGCATAAAGGTCATCACACCCCAAGCACAAACTAA
- a CDS encoding DUF58 domain-containing protein yields the protein MTIIALFRQSRLYPRWQRWLAHRLPAAKQQTLSHKGIFILPTAFGLCWLTLAMMLYLFGINYQNNLIIALALLMASLFTSCAVLGYRNLAGLELRLGNLPQVYADETLAVPINLSSQHLSWQIQLGFADNIPEQLARVTAKAAPTAIAYRQTRRGKLSPGRLCISSQYPMGLCRVWSLQDMAIEHLVFAKPIEPDSATIYRQHQQASQQTNSAPVNGVDEFSGLRAYVSGESLKQVAWKQWAQGRGMLVKEFQQPQHHCIWLTLPQSQADDLERHLSALSYLVEFYCQRQQSFGLRLAETVIAPGCDETHRQSCQHALAMYPPAGKYADAPNHHSAPEFSPKHTDKVSFTAAHQETDRCS from the coding sequence ATGACGATTATTGCTTTATTTAGACAAAGTCGTTTATATCCCCGTTGGCAGCGGTGGTTAGCTCACCGGTTGCCTGCGGCCAAACAGCAAACTTTATCCCATAAAGGGATTTTTATTTTGCCCACGGCTTTTGGTCTATGCTGGCTGACACTGGCCATGATGCTATATCTATTCGGGATTAACTATCAAAACAACTTGATTATTGCCCTCGCATTGTTGATGGCCAGTCTCTTTACCAGTTGCGCTGTACTAGGATATCGCAATCTGGCAGGGCTTGAACTCAGGCTGGGGAATTTACCTCAAGTCTACGCAGATGAAACCCTCGCAGTTCCAATCAATCTCAGCAGTCAGCACCTCAGTTGGCAAATCCAATTGGGGTTTGCAGACAATATCCCGGAGCAGCTCGCTCGGGTGACAGCAAAAGCAGCACCAACAGCCATTGCTTATCGTCAAACCCGCCGAGGCAAATTATCACCAGGGCGCTTATGTATTAGTTCTCAATATCCTATGGGGTTGTGTCGCGTATGGTCACTACAAGATATGGCTATCGAACACCTGGTTTTTGCCAAGCCAATTGAACCTGACTCCGCAACAATTTACCGGCAACACCAACAAGCATCACAACAAACCAATAGCGCACCGGTCAATGGCGTTGATGAATTTAGCGGTTTAAGAGCCTACGTCAGTGGTGAATCACTCAAACAGGTCGCTTGGAAACAATGGGCTCAAGGTAGAGGGATGCTGGTCAAAGAATTTCAGCAACCTCAACACCACTGTATTTGGCTTACATTGCCGCAGTCACAGGCTGACGATCTTGAGCGACATCTCAGCGCGCTGAGTTATTTAGTGGAGTTTTACTGCCAGCGTCAGCAATCGTTCGGATTGCGTTTAGCAGAAACGGTTATCGCACCAGGCTGTGATGAAACTCATCGGCAAAGTTGCCAACACGCCTTAGCCATGTACCCACCCGCCGGAAAGTATGCTGACGCCCCCAATCATCATAGTGCTCCAGAATTTTCCCCAAAACACACGGATAAGGTTTCATTTACAGCCGCTCATCAGGAGACTGATAGATGCAGCTAA
- the recB gene encoding exodeoxyribonuclease V subunit beta has protein sequence MSHADAMLHTLDPLTLPLKGRRLIEASAGTGKTYTISGLYLRLLLGHGDTAPLTCEQILVVTFTNAATEELRDRIRKRIKLCYQRFIGLPVEDAFIDTLFAATEAAELPIARRRLDLALKSLDEAAIFTIHGFCQRILSDMAFESALLFESTFVLDDSQYLSQSVRDYWRYTCYQLPEYLAGAIAAKFDTPDDLGRQLRPLFGASQASADTTPPPFSQVCEQLTSKLEMLRELWLQERQTTEILLHSLPLNGTSYGKESDGYPKLATMLARMDNWAKYQAGLPDSKLLTSLSLSQLKLKKGGILPEAEQAKALVQIELVSEAIAALLPAFLYAAREQIENRFMALKAERNVLSPDDLLLTLALALGQHSRANPDSHTNQTSNLSSNSSSGSDSNSSENSHQENGSEQDQIHSQDTALNTDDHQARIAQRLRQCIASRFPVALIDEFQDTDPLQYGIFSGIYPTQQCHESGNTLLMIGDPKQAIYAFRGADIFTYIQARNATPDRYNLATNYRSSQAMVTAVNRVFTHHAQPFLNDAIPFDSVNAKDDGSKQLIGPDNNLAALQLRLLPEHSKDGLNKTTARRQLAADAAEEITQLLNGASAPEPLCLLQNKDHTEPVKARDIAILVRDRNEAAVMEQALRSRGVGAVFLSRDSVMQTTEAREIALILQALANPRDETAIRSAMASRLLGYDANTIHEFNQSENLRSKILEQFMRLHELWSRRGIMPALLLLADECQLLERLSREPDAERRLTDFRHLAELLQQKSAELDGIAALLGWFEQELGTGQSGEEQQLRLASEQNLVQIVTIHKSKGLEYPICFIPFVSLARDSNRRPAPMLYHRDDQLIWDLNGSDDGWEQCKLEVMAEDLRLLYVALTRPVYRCYLYIANHCRMNKSGINSYLANTAIGYLLGIQDNKCDADTMTASAQTLACEAISVSQIIPTTQVTQLKGASEQQQLPCSPAVPAKRPQVPWRVGSYSGLVKHLPHEYIQPGAGDEELSDDAILQQADTEPQPSRFTFERGANAGTFMHLVLELIDFTRAETGLPTCLPGAMEQYGIDAQWQEILTDWYLDLLHAPLTGHKGNPIQLAQLDQAHKLVELEFYLPLGDDASWLQDRGLKDIALSQLLARFGYGGELKFDEFKGMLKGFIDLTFEYQGRYYIADYKSNYLGDDYPAYNQENMAQAIHSHRYDLQYIIYTLALHRYLRLKLPDYDYQQHFGGCYYLFLRGMSASQPGCGVFFDKPDFALIDALDALLSGQQAATSQWELTL, from the coding sequence ATGAGTCACGCTGACGCTATGTTGCATACCCTAGATCCACTGACCTTGCCATTAAAAGGTCGGCGGCTTATCGAAGCCAGTGCGGGTACCGGCAAAACCTACACTATCTCCGGCCTGTATCTGCGCCTGCTACTAGGACATGGTGATACCGCGCCGCTGACCTGTGAACAGATTTTAGTGGTGACCTTTACCAACGCCGCCACGGAAGAACTCAGAGACAGAATACGCAAACGGATCAAACTCTGTTATCAGCGCTTTATTGGTCTGCCAGTCGAAGATGCATTTATTGACACGCTCTTTGCAGCAACGGAGGCCGCTGAACTACCCATTGCCCGCAGACGGTTGGATCTGGCCCTTAAATCTCTGGATGAAGCGGCCATTTTTACCATTCATGGATTTTGCCAGCGGATTTTGTCCGATATGGCCTTTGAATCTGCCCTGCTGTTTGAGTCCACATTTGTCCTGGATGACAGTCAGTATCTCAGCCAAAGTGTACGTGATTACTGGCGTTATACCTGCTATCAACTACCAGAATATCTGGCCGGCGCCATTGCCGCAAAATTTGATACTCCAGACGATTTAGGCCGACAATTACGGCCATTGTTTGGTGCCAGCCAAGCCAGTGCTGACACCACGCCACCGCCCTTTAGCCAAGTGTGTGAGCAACTGACCAGCAAGCTTGAAATGTTGCGGGAGCTTTGGCTACAGGAGCGTCAAACAACCGAAATACTGCTCCATAGTCTGCCACTTAATGGCACCAGTTACGGTAAAGAAAGTGATGGCTATCCAAAACTGGCGACTATGCTTGCCAGAATGGACAATTGGGCAAAATATCAAGCAGGATTGCCCGACAGCAAACTATTAACCTCCCTGTCCTTGTCTCAGCTGAAACTGAAAAAAGGTGGCATTCTACCTGAGGCCGAGCAAGCTAAGGCGCTGGTGCAAATTGAACTGGTTAGCGAGGCTATTGCCGCCCTACTGCCAGCATTTTTGTACGCCGCCCGGGAGCAAATTGAAAACCGATTTATGGCGCTCAAAGCAGAGCGTAATGTACTTAGTCCAGATGATTTGCTGTTAACCTTGGCCTTAGCGCTGGGACAGCACAGCCGAGCCAATCCCGATAGCCACACAAACCAAACGTCAAACCTAAGTTCAAATTCAAGCTCAGGCTCAGACTCAAACTCAAGCGAAAATTCACATCAGGAAAATGGTAGCGAGCAAGACCAGATTCATTCCCAGGACACAGCGTTAAACACCGATGACCATCAGGCGCGGATTGCCCAGCGGTTGCGTCAGTGTATTGCCAGTCGCTTTCCGGTAGCGCTGATCGATGAGTTCCAAGATACCGACCCACTGCAATACGGGATTTTTTCTGGGATTTATCCCACACAGCAGTGCCATGAAAGTGGCAACACCCTGTTGATGATCGGGGATCCCAAACAAGCAATTTATGCCTTTCGTGGCGCAGATATTTTCACCTATATTCAGGCCCGTAACGCCACGCCGGACAGATATAATCTGGCCACGAATTACCGCTCATCCCAAGCGATGGTGACTGCGGTAAACCGTGTATTTACCCATCATGCGCAGCCATTTCTTAATGACGCTATTCCATTTGATAGTGTCAATGCTAAAGATGATGGCAGCAAACAACTTATCGGCCCGGATAACAATCTAGCCGCGCTGCAATTACGCCTGCTGCCGGAGCATAGTAAAGATGGCCTGAATAAAACGACGGCTAGACGCCAGTTGGCTGCCGATGCTGCGGAAGAAATTACCCAACTGCTCAATGGTGCATCGGCGCCTGAGCCTTTATGTCTACTACAAAATAAAGACCATACCGAACCAGTTAAGGCCCGGGATATTGCTATTTTGGTGCGCGATCGCAATGAAGCAGCGGTAATGGAGCAGGCACTGCGCAGCCGGGGGGTGGGCGCGGTATTTTTAAGCCGGGACAGTGTGATGCAAACGACTGAGGCCAGAGAGATCGCCCTCATCCTGCAAGCTTTGGCCAATCCCCGCGATGAAACGGCGATCCGCTCTGCTATGGCCAGTCGTCTATTGGGTTATGATGCCAACACCATCCATGAATTCAATCAGTCAGAAAACCTGCGCAGTAAGATCTTAGAGCAGTTTATGCGCCTGCACGAACTCTGGAGTCGGCGCGGTATTATGCCCGCCCTATTACTGTTGGCCGATGAATGTCAATTACTGGAGCGACTCTCTCGCGAACCCGATGCCGAGCGACGGCTGACTGATTTTCGTCATCTGGCCGAACTTCTGCAACAAAAATCCGCAGAGCTTGATGGTATCGCGGCATTACTGGGGTGGTTTGAACAGGAGTTGGGCACAGGTCAAAGTGGTGAGGAGCAACAATTGCGACTGGCCAGTGAGCAGAACTTGGTACAAATCGTGACCATCCACAAAAGTAAAGGGCTGGAATACCCCATCTGCTTTATTCCCTTTGTCAGTCTGGCGCGGGACAGCAATCGTCGCCCTGCCCCCATGCTTTACCACAGAGATGACCAATTAATCTGGGATTTAAATGGCAGTGACGATGGCTGGGAGCAATGCAAGCTAGAGGTGATGGCGGAAGATTTACGTCTACTCTATGTTGCCCTGACTCGGCCGGTGTACCGCTGCTATCTCTATATAGCCAACCATTGCCGCATGAATAAATCCGGTATCAACAGTTATCTTGCCAATACCGCGATTGGCTATTTACTGGGGATCCAAGATAACAAATGTGATGCCGACACCATGACTGCCTCCGCCCAAACCTTGGCCTGTGAGGCCATCAGTGTCAGTCAGATAATACCGACAACCCAAGTGACGCAACTTAAGGGGGCTAGTGAGCAACAGCAACTCCCCTGCTCTCCGGCAGTGCCAGCCAAGCGGCCACAAGTGCCTTGGCGAGTTGGCAGCTATTCTGGGTTGGTTAAGCACCTGCCCCATGAATATATTCAGCCCGGTGCCGGGGATGAGGAACTCAGTGATGATGCCATTTTGCAGCAAGCAGACACTGAACCTCAACCCAGTCGCTTTACCTTTGAGCGAGGCGCTAATGCCGGTACCTTTATGCACTTGGTGCTGGAGCTGATTGATTTCACCCGGGCAGAGACCGGCCTCCCGACCTGCTTACCCGGGGCGATGGAGCAATACGGTATTGATGCGCAGTGGCAAGAGATCTTAACCGACTGGTATCTGGATCTGCTCCATGCACCTTTGACAGGGCACAAAGGTAATCCAATTCAACTGGCCCAGCTTGACCAAGCACATAAGCTGGTTGAACTTGAGTTTTATTTGCCTCTTGGCGATGACGCCAGCTGGCTGCAGGATCGTGGGCTGAAAGATATCGCCTTATCACAACTGTTAGCGCGCTTTGGTTATGGTGGTGAGCTGAAATTTGATGAATTTAAAGGCATGCTCAAAGGGTTTATCGATCTGACCTTTGAATATCAAGGCCGCTATTACATTGCCGACTATAAATCCAACTACTTGGGGGATGATTATCCCGCTTACAATCAAGAGAATATGGCCCAAGCCATTCACAGCCACAGATATGATCTGCAGTACATTATCTATACCCTTGCCCTGCACCGTTATCTGCGTTTGAAATTACCAGATTACGATTACCAGCAGCACTTTGGCGGCTGCTATTACCTGTTTTTGCGGGGCATGTCCGCATCGCAACCTGGTTGTGGCGTCTTTTTTGATAAACCTGATTTTGCCCTGATAGATGCGCTGGATGCCTTACTCAGCGGTCAGCAAGCTGCTACCAGTCAATGGGAACTGACATTATGA
- the recC gene encoding exodeoxyribonuclease V subunit gamma, with amino-acid sequence MLHYIQSNQMEVLSEQLANLINVPHGGPLLQPEQILVQSPGMSTWLRLEIARHNGVSAAQNFPLPSSFIWQLCYLLLEGVPKENPFTKPAMTWKLMAILPGIITRENFAPLRQYLGERENSEELALKLFQLAGRIADIFDQYLVYRPDWILAWEQQEEPIPLPIEQSWQPELWRALIHYNCDKLGQSHYHRANLHQALISALTDPAQSLAALPPRLFVFGISSMAPQTLDVLAAVARRMDVFMLSLSPCQHYWGDIVDAKARARMSLAYSEKKQLPEHWEESLEVGNPLLANNGKMGREMLDMLLELDPDHLAQHECYVDPGTQTLLSGVQQDILDMETLGESLRPEPEFYLNTAKRRILAEDDDSITLRSCHSGLREVETLHDHLLQMFRRHPTLQPRDIVVMLPDVSAYAPYIDAVFSAKRGDHYIPYAIADRGAAQESPLINSFLTLLMLDRSRFGLTEVLGMLEVPAVLARFDICADELEQLKQWLQHAGIRWGRDKQASEQQGLPAFDKYSWAFGIRRMILGYALGDDTLLYHGDLPLAGIEGQASQALGKLLNFIEALDIARTLLSQQADITTRVSQLLHLLDAFYCAEPLDDSVRSDLNEIRQAIEKFRNEADQSGFGGDLSIRVLNQWFTSSLTESRVGQRYLAGSVNFCTLMPMRSIPFKLVCLLGMNDGIYPRIQYPVGFDLMAHFGPRRGDRSRRLDDRYLFLEALLSARHQLYISFIGHSERDNRERNPSMLVSELLEYCQLCYRPAGFTLQSAPALQLAQSDAASEKLSEQLLITQPLQPFDARLYRSTTSGLTRSFASQWCPPDNTEIQPLPAFITAPLATPQGISLAQLPAQELELSALIRFYRSPAQYFCQRSLKVELNLALDVREDDEPFSLNALQRYQLQLMMMEDALQQPDGEVSQALLSRLKADGQLPMAPFDDLLLAQYRRDIGPVIERTRYLRGAQEGQVCPKAPPVDIALTLPRGDSTLTLVGRIDDLYAKGLVNIRPGTTKPKDLLRVYLRHLCLNASGRHQGAYLLDMGHFHSFAALTQEQAQTLLQQLVELFFVGQATPLPFMAKTSLAYLELSYDNSVSDSEIFDALAPSWLDDAGYGDGADPFQARLFRFPDDLLDDGPHGFATLADTILGPMLSLYHHDKLSELANYVEGATRP; translated from the coding sequence ATGCTGCATTATATTCAGTCAAATCAAATGGAAGTGCTGTCAGAGCAACTTGCTAACTTAATCAATGTTCCCCATGGCGGTCCACTGCTGCAACCCGAACAAATTCTGGTTCAAAGTCCCGGCATGTCGACTTGGCTACGATTGGAAATTGCCCGCCATAATGGTGTATCTGCGGCGCAAAACTTTCCTCTACCCTCGAGCTTTATCTGGCAGTTGTGTTATTTGCTACTAGAGGGCGTTCCCAAAGAAAACCCTTTTACCAAGCCAGCAATGACTTGGAAACTCATGGCCATTTTACCGGGGATCATCACCCGGGAAAATTTTGCGCCATTGCGTCAATACCTTGGTGAGCGAGAAAACAGTGAAGAGCTGGCCCTTAAGCTATTTCAGCTAGCAGGACGTATCGCCGATATCTTTGACCAATACTTGGTATATCGCCCGGATTGGATCTTGGCTTGGGAACAACAGGAAGAACCAATCCCCCTCCCGATTGAGCAAAGCTGGCAACCAGAATTGTGGCGGGCACTTATCCATTACAACTGTGATAAACTGGGACAGAGCCATTACCACAGGGCTAACCTGCATCAAGCGCTTATCAGTGCACTAACTGATCCGGCGCAATCCCTTGCAGCACTGCCACCTCGCCTGTTTGTGTTCGGCATAAGCTCGATGGCACCACAAACATTGGATGTTCTGGCCGCGGTGGCGCGGCGCATGGATGTTTTTATGCTTAGCCTCAGCCCCTGCCAGCATTACTGGGGCGATATTGTTGATGCCAAAGCCCGAGCCAGAATGTCATTGGCCTACAGTGAGAAAAAGCAATTACCGGAACATTGGGAAGAGAGTCTGGAGGTGGGAAATCCCCTGCTGGCGAATAATGGCAAAATGGGACGGGAAATGCTGGATATGCTGCTAGAGCTTGATCCTGACCATCTTGCCCAACATGAATGCTATGTCGACCCAGGCACGCAAACCCTGCTCAGCGGTGTGCAACAAGATATTTTGGATATGGAAACCCTAGGAGAGAGTTTGCGGCCTGAACCTGAGTTTTATCTCAATACCGCCAAACGCCGGATACTGGCGGAAGATGATGATTCCATCACCCTCCGCAGCTGCCACAGTGGCTTGCGGGAAGTTGAAACCCTGCACGATCACCTGTTGCAAATGTTTCGCCGTCACCCGACACTGCAACCCAGAGATATTGTGGTGATGCTGCCGGATGTTTCAGCTTATGCCCCTTATATTGATGCGGTATTCTCCGCCAAACGGGGAGATCATTATATTCCCTATGCGATTGCCGATCGCGGCGCCGCGCAGGAATCCCCGTTAATCAACAGTTTTCTGACGCTACTTATGTTAGATCGCAGCCGTTTTGGTCTCACTGAAGTCCTCGGCATGTTAGAAGTTCCTGCCGTATTAGCCAGATTTGATATCTGTGCCGATGAATTAGAGCAACTGAAACAATGGTTGCAACACGCAGGTATTCGTTGGGGGCGGGACAAACAAGCCAGTGAACAACAAGGGTTGCCTGCATTTGATAAATATTCTTGGGCTTTTGGCATCAGACGAATGATTCTAGGCTACGCCTTGGGAGATGATACTTTGTTGTATCATGGCGATCTGCCGCTTGCAGGCATTGAAGGCCAGGCATCTCAAGCACTGGGAAAACTGCTTAATTTTATTGAAGCACTGGATATTGCCCGAACGCTGCTTAGTCAACAGGCTGATATCACCACTCGGGTCAGTCAGCTACTTCATCTGCTCGATGCTTTCTACTGTGCCGAGCCGTTGGATGATAGTGTCCGCAGTGACTTAAATGAAATCCGGCAGGCCATTGAAAAATTCCGTAATGAAGCCGACCAATCGGGTTTTGGTGGCGATTTATCTATCCGGGTTCTGAACCAATGGTTTACCTCCTCGCTAACGGAATCCCGAGTGGGTCAGCGTTATCTGGCGGGCAGTGTCAACTTTTGTACCCTGATGCCGATGCGCTCAATTCCATTTAAACTGGTGTGTCTGCTGGGGATGAATGACGGTATCTACCCCAGAATCCAGTACCCGGTAGGATTTGATTTAATGGCGCATTTCGGGCCGCGGCGCGGTGACCGTTCCCGCCGACTGGATGACAGATATCTGTTTCTTGAGGCGCTATTATCTGCCCGCCACCAGCTGTATATCAGTTTTATTGGCCACAGTGAACGGGATAACCGTGAACGCAATCCCTCTATGCTAGTTAGCGAATTGCTGGAGTATTGCCAACTGTGTTATCGGCCGGCAGGCTTTACCCTCCAATCAGCGCCAGCATTACAACTGGCTCAAAGTGATGCGGCCTCAGAGAAACTCAGCGAGCAATTGTTAATCACTCAACCGCTTCAACCTTTTGATGCCAGATTATACCGTAGTACCACATCCGGTCTGACCCGCAGTTTTGCCAGTCAGTGGTGCCCTCCAGACAACACAGAAATCCAACCGTTGCCCGCTTTTATTACCGCGCCTCTGGCAACACCGCAGGGAATCAGTCTGGCTCAGTTGCCCGCACAGGAATTAGAGCTGTCAGCCCTTATCCGCTTTTACCGCTCGCCAGCGCAATATTTCTGCCAACGTAGTTTAAAGGTGGAGCTCAATCTGGCTCTGGACGTGCGGGAAGATGATGAACCCTTTAGCCTCAATGCACTGCAGCGCTACCAGTTGCAGTTGATGATGATGGAAGACGCGCTGCAACAGCCCGATGGGGAAGTCAGTCAGGCACTGCTGAGCCGACTCAAAGCTGATGGTCAATTGCCGATGGCGCCCTTTGATGATTTATTACTGGCGCAATACCGCCGGGATATCGGTCCGGTCATTGAGCGAACCCGTTATCTGCGAGGCGCACAAGAAGGGCAGGTTTGCCCCAAAGCACCGCCGGTGGATATTGCGCTCACCCTGCCACGGGGAGACTCAACATTGACACTTGTCGGACGCATTGATGATCTTTACGCCAAAGGGCTGGTCAATATCCGCCCCGGGACGACCAAACCGAAAGATCTGCTCAGGGTCTATCTGCGTCACTTGTGTTTAAATGCCAGTGGTCGCCATCAGGGCGCTTATTTACTGGATATGGGTCATTTCCACAGTTTCGCGGCACTGACCCAAGAACAGGCCCAGACATTGCTGCAACAGCTGGTTGAGCTATTTTTTGTCGGTCAGGCAACACCGCTACCATTTATGGCCAAAACATCACTGGCTTATCTGGAATTAAGTTATGACAACAGTGTTTCAGACTCTGAGATCTTTGATGCGCTGGCTCCCAGCTGGCTCGATGACGCTGGCTACGGTGATGGTGCAGATCCCTTCCAAGCACGGCTATTTCGCTTTCCCGACGATTTACTCGATGACGGCCCACACGGTTTTGCTACATTAGCCGATACCATTTTAGGTCCCATGCTCAGCCTGTATCACCATGACAAACTGTCAGAATTGGCCAATTATGTTGAAGGAGCGACCCGCCCATGA